CCGGGAGTATGCGAGATctaaggtggggtcctcggtttcCCTTCAAGCTCTCAGCTCATGTAAGTTCGGAGCTTTGATCAAAGCCATCTAGGGTTCATGTGCTCCTCTTCTTGCTCCCCCCACCACCCACCTGCCACGATGGAACTTTCCTGTCTTCAAGCTGTTCAAAGTTTTTCTTCAAACAGGCCCTGGACCCGTGCCAACTCTTTGCTCTCCCAGGACCCACAAGCGTCCTTGTCACCTCTGGGTGTCCCCACTCTTTGCCCAGTTGCAGCTTCAGGTTCTATGCATTTGTCCCGGTCTTGGGTGCGTTGTGCTCCCCTAAACCCATCATCTCGTCTCACATCTCAGTCGGCTTCTCTGCAGATTTTCCATGTCCTTCTTTTTGGAAACTGTCCCTCCCTTCCCTGTCCTGCACGGTTCCTTCTCTGGCTTCTTTCTCCTGCtgagttttgtttatttttatagccGGTGGGACAGTGTTATAGTGAGCTCCCAGCAGATACTTGAGTGCatgacctcctcctcctcctcccatcccGCCAAAATTCAAATTTGGAATTAAAACATCCGAGAGGAAAAACgatggaggaagggaaaggtTGGATTTCAATGGTCTTTGGGCTCTCAAAACTTCCTGAGAACTGCGAAGTCAAAATACACACTGGAAGCGAGTTAGACATCTTAAGTCAAGGCTGCCACCTAGCGGGGGGGATAGGAAAGCAGGCCAGACCGAGGACCGCTCTGACAGTAAGTTTTACTTTTCAGAACATGTCATGCATTAAACCCTTCAAAGACAAGAACAccaaaggaaagggaagaaaaatatcCACGCCCAGAGCTTTCCAATGCGACAGCTCCTGGGACGACGCACTTCCTCTCTCCTATccccttttctttctgctttctttCAAGCTCTGACAATATCTCAATTTATTGTTTCTACTCCTTACTTGAAGTTCCTGTCGTCTCCCCTCTTTCCTTCTGGGAACTTCCATCTGTTGTGTATTGTATTTCGCAGTGCTCCCAGCATCACTGGGTTCTTTTCATCATACTTAAAGAGTTTCATGCCTGAAACTGTCAGGCTTGCTCACCCTCTGGCTCTCCTCGACTGGCTTACATTTGCTGCCTCTATTTTCTTGGTTCTAGCACATTCCTTGGCTCCAGAAATCAGGCTGCTGCAGGAAGGAGTCCTGGCTTTCAGACTAGATCCTCAGACCTCCTAGCATTTGCACTAGCATCACTGAATGCTGTGAGCCACCTGCAGCTCCCCTTGGGTAGGTGAAACTCTTTCCTTGGCTTCCAGGACCCCCTTCTCACCTGGGTTTCTTCTCATTGTTCTTTCTCTGGCTCCTTCTCCACTCTACCCATTCCTTAAATGCTGGGTTGGATCCTAGGCTGCCTTCAGCCATTCTGACCCTTCCTTCTCCCTTACTCTATCTATATAGACTACCTGTCACACATCAAGGCCTCAAATATTAATATCTCCACTTGAATCCACCCACTTTTCTCAGGGTCCTCACCATTCTGGTTGGGTTGTCATGTCTCATCCATATTTCTACTAACTTCCTAACTGGCTTCTCATAGCTGCATCTTTGTCACCTTTGTTTCCCACGATGTGGTCAGTCAGGGACACATTTTTAATGTCACTCTCTTGTTTAAAGCTACTTCCATGGCAGGTGAAGTTCAGACCTGGTCTACTTGAATGGCCCCATTGATCTCTTCAGCTTAGAACCTCATCTTTCTCTACCTCTGGATTTCAGCTTCTGGAAAATTAACTTCATTCTTTTCCTTGAATGAACcacatctctttctctctttctctgttcccCTTCTAGAACATTGCCCTTCTTATTTCCCTGCCGGGTAATACTTTCCTCTTTTTGGATAACTTTTGTTCTTTCTCATCAGTTCTCATCTTTCTGTAAGGCCCCAGGTTTCAGGTAAACTCCCTTTCTATGTGAGCTGCAGTACTGAGCCTTCTTCCCCATTAGAGTTCTTGTCAAATCTCAGTACACACCTTGTCTTCCCTTTTCACTGCACACTGCCACCAGAATATGCTGACATGATTCTACTCATGTCACAGTCCTTTCTCATGCAACCACTCCAAAAACATGTATTCTGCATGACACTGGTTCCAAGgggtatgaatggtatgtgataaAAAAGAGTTGCATGATGATATAGATTTAGAACAAAGAATTTTAACACAGCTAAACACCACCTCCCTTGCTTCTTACAGGATTTCTCAGAGCCCTTTATATACTAATGTATATTCTGAGTCTCCAAGAGGGCAAACAGCAGTTAGTGGTTTCCCAATCTTACTTGGTCATGGAATTTTTTACCATGGGGCATCTCAAGGTATTAATGTTTCAGGGTTAGAAATATTGTTTTAGTAGCTGTTATCTACAGAACACAATTTGTATTCTTTTGCATCAGCCTGAGAACAAGGCCCTATGAAACCACAACATCTGGACTCAAATTAGCTCTGTGACACTGGACAAATTATTAGTCTTCATGCCTTTATTTCTTTGTCTACAGTAGAGGCTAATAATACAGTATGCCATAGTGTTGTTTTAAGGGTTAGCGTTACTGCTATTAATAGTACATGCAAAGTTTGTGGACAGTGCCTTGCCCCAATGGTAAGGGCCCAGtgtcagctatttttttttttttttttggtggtatttcACCATCTGTTTTCTTCATTCTCACTTCTTCCTACAAGGGTATGACCAGACTTTACTTCTGAATCCTGGAACTGCATCTCTTGGTCTCTGGTGTTGCCCTTCCATCTGCCTGAAATTCCTCTCTAGTACATCTCCTTTCCCCTCCATTTATCTCTACTTGTTAGTTCAAACTTCCCATGTTCTCCCAGGCCCAGAGGTGCACTTGTATGTTCAACACTATTTATCAAACAACTACTATATACCTGGCATTTCTGGACTGGGAGTCAGACTTGTCATAACATTTATCACCCAGACTCCCTGTATATGCTAGGAAGTGTAACTCCATGTGGTTTCTTCCCTTGTATACCCTTTCTGCTGCAATCGGTAGGCCAGTTCTCAGTCTGTCCTCTCTCCCAGTATCTGTACCCGTATGGGCCCCATTAGACTTTAAACTGCCCCATTGTCTATTCCTAGAACCTAAATATACATAGATGTAACATACACCCAATTAATAAGTTATCAATTTGGTATATGAATTTATCGTAGTCACTGTGACCCCTGCCACCACGCACTGCCTGCCACAATATGGGACGAGGCCTTATCTTCCCCGAGCTTCAGTTTTCTTATTGGTAGATAAACTGAGTAAAACCTGCCACATTGCATGGTGCAAGATTGCATGTGCTATTCTGTGGCAACGCAGTTGTGACCCGAGCACCGCGGTACCTGCTTCCCTACATTCTTGAAAGCAACTGGAAAAACACTGCGAGCCCAGGCAGATCTTAGGCCGGGAACTGCATGGGCGCGGCAGCATCCTCCGGCCCCAGCCCGCCCGCTCGGCGGCCTTGCACTCACGCTGCGCGCTGCAGTTGCCTCAGCAAGTGCGCGacccgggcccgggcggcggcggcCATGGCGGCTAGAATGTCTTCTTGGTTCCCCGGCGCCGCTCCGCCCCAGCTGCCTGCCAATCCGGGTCGTGGCCCTCCCCCCGCCCACTCGGCCCACTGGCCCTGCAGGGTCACCTGGCTAAGTTTCAGCCTGCAGTGGCCTGGGACCATTTTCCAGCAGGTTGTCAGAATCTGGACCGTGAAAACTCCAGCCCTTAGTCTCACCATTCACCTTTGAAACTGCCCTACACCACAACTGCTAGCCAGGGTCTGGAGTCCCGCTTTAAGTTTCTCCTCTCCAAAGGCTTTCTCACATGTTGGGGACTGGGCGAAAGGGAGAGGACTGGATTCTTTAAAATTATCTGGATTTCAAGTTTGAATCTTGCAAATAAGCCCGAGggtcttttttcccccttaaatTACAGGGGCCAGTGCCATACCCTACTGCAAAATCAAGAAAGCTTTAAAAACAAATTCCCAAATAAGCAACAAAATCCCATAATTTAAAACTAAAAAGAGCAGTGTAGCTTTTTAGCTCTAGCAGCAAAAATGCCCCTCATTCTGGATCTACTGTCATTTTCAGAGATGAGTTTACTAAGATCAAAATAAAACTGGACAGCTTTAACTATTTCACCTCCCAAACAAACCAGCACAGGCCAACTTCACAAATGAATCAAAAGATAGTAATGTTCCAAATATGGATTTTGTGGGTCACTTTCTCTCTTTCCCAGACTCTACTTGAAttcaagctttaaaaaaaaaaaaatggagtcatCAATGTGGAGGAAGGCAAGTATTTTCTGGATTAACAAGGTTAATCACCATTATTTGTAGAGTACCCCAAGTTTATCATTTATAGATGTCAATATGTTCTGGTTGACAAATGTTAAGCATTCCTTACAAGAGACATCCATCAGTTATTATACTTTTAATACTATATGTTATGCCAAAATAAGTTTTGAATTTTTCTGATAAAAGTAGCTTTGCTGAAACTAGTATAATATAACTGCTTTTGTGTTTTTACAGAAAGTAAACAATAATCTGTACTGGACATCCAGGTCACTGTTTTCAAGTACAACTTCTACCAATAATCAAAAAGTTAAAAGCAATGCTAGATACAGACACATTTCTTAAATAACCTTCAcaacagtttatttatttatatttatttctagtgttgctgaggattgaacccagtgcctcatgtatgctaggtgagcgctctaccactgcgctacagccccagccccagaacagTTTCTTTAAATCAACTTAGGAAAAAGTCAtctttcctctcccctcccagaTCTGATGAGCATAATAAAAGCTTGTTACAAAAATAACAAGtgctaaaatatataattaatctACCATAAGTCTCTGAAATGTCACCAACTCTCCTTCACCCCATAACCCCAAAGTAAAATGCCCAAATTATTTTTCTAACCCTTGTGTCCTCAAATATACCCTTCATCACTAGCTAAAGTCTCGTTTGTGGGAAAGACTTTGATCTGTACAGTCGAACACTTACATACTTTCTTGAGGGAAGGACAATTTTGTCCTTTCAACCTCAAACTCAATGAAGACAGTGGTCCCGCCCTGCGACAGTACCAAAAACTTAATATTTAGCATACAGTTCGTTCTTTACAGAACAGGTCCAAGGGTGAATGAAGTGTTActtcctcctctttcctccttggTGCTGTCCGCCTTTTCTCTTGCCACCCAAGCCAGGTGGCCCGGAATGCATCTTGCCTCCCAAACTTCCTTTCCTCTTCCCTTTCTGGCTGGGCGGGCCACCTTTCCTCTTGCCTCCAGGACCCTGCCGGTTCCCTTTTCTCTTGCCCTTCTGGCTCATTTTTCTCCTCTTGGCGGCCTCCTCCTGGTCCTCTTCTCTCATCTGCTTGTTGGTGGCTCTCGTCACATCCAGCTGAGGCTTTTTGCTGTTCATGACTCGAAGTAGCTCCAACTGGTTCTTTTTCTCGGCTACGAAGTCCCCAAAAAGGGGCTGAAACTTCCTCTTCTTGCCTGAACCCCGAGGAGCCTTCTCCTTGGGGAGGCGCTCCTGGAAGCGCCCCACAGAGGCGGTGGAGATCTTGGCCACCTGCATAGCGCGGCCCAGCTCCTCCTTACTCTGGTGTCCGGTAGGGTGCAAGCCGGCCGCGCTGGGCAGCTGCATCTTGTGCGCACGAGCCAGATTACGCAGCCGGTTCAGCTCGTTCTTGGCCACGCGTTCCTTCTTGGCCTGAATCCGCTTGGCGAACTGGTCTTCTAGGGGGTCGGCGCTACCGGGAACCTCGATCAGCCATTCCTTGGTGTCATCCCGGGCGCGTTTGTAGCCCCAGCGCCGCCGCCACTGGCCGCTCACCTCGTCCCACACTAGATTGGTTTTCTTCTTGGGACGGATGCCCTTAAGGCGCGCGAACTGCTGCCAGCGTGTAAGCGGCCGCGGCCGTGGGAGCGGCTTCTCACGCGGCAGGCGCGTGGTGGGCTCCGGCAGCCGGGCCACCAGCGCCTCTTCCACGCGCTCCGTGGGCAGCTGCCACAGCTGGTTGATGAGCAGCTGCGTATTGTCCCGTGCCAAGGCCCGCAGCTCGGCCTCCGGCGTGGGTCCCGCCTGCCGCAGCACAGTCGGGGGGTTGCGGTCGGAAGCCAGCAGGTTACCCAGGTCAAATTCCAGCTCCAGCTCCTTGTGCACTGTGATGCGTTGCAATTTCTCTGCCTCTTCCTGCTCCGCCTTTGCCAGCAGCGCCTCCACGCTCTGGCCCTCCATGACTCCGGATCGGTCCCCTAGGTTTGAGGCTAATAGTTGAAGTCACTTCtcaagagcagggcccagggtccCGGCAACTCAACCACGTGCGGAAGCCCGAACGCTCAACCCGGAAGATGAAGGTTCGCTTCCGGGTTACGGGCTTGTGATCCCGGCGACCCAAGGAAAGGCCGGCAGAGGGCGGTGTTGGAGAGCTGATAGGATTACAAGAGTGCCATTTTGGCTGGGGCCCAGATGTAGGCGGAACTGGCGCGATCCTGGACTACAAGTTCCGGGGACTGGTTGGGACTGCGACTCCCAGGATGCAGAGGCAGAAGGCGGTCCCCGGGGGCGGTCGTAGTGGGACGCGGGCCGGTCAAATTCCTGGGGCTGCGTAAGGTGTGTTACTGGTCCGCTGAGCGTTAAAGTTTCCGTGTAAATCTATTTACATTTCAATCAAAGATGTGTAGTCAATCACCCCTTCTTGGGCGAGACAAATCATTGCACCATAGTTTTAACCCGCTTTTGGGGTCCTAGATGTGAGCAGAGAGACACATGCcacagatatacataaaggtggttTTGCCAGTGAGCGGGGCTGGCGGTTACACAGCCCTGAACTGGTGCAGGTGGGCACCGACTCCGGTGGGTAGATCTGTTGAAGGGGGCAAAATTGCGACTGTCtgcaatggaggggagaaataaagaatgtccacctgcttctgcccctttcaatgcttagtcactcaaattactcaatacaatttcactctataggttcttaatcaataaaacacaatccttaatgctaggcactgcaatagacataattcacagcaaacaattctagattaattagttCTAAGCGctgcaaaacacacttaatcatgacaggctaatgacagacattccctctgcaggcTAAGTTTAAGtcttaagccttaggctttaagtccagcagatgcacactcactcagactatGGTGATCAGGtctggaaccaaggcaggcttttcctggcGTGGAGTGGACTACTGATTGAGGAGAGGGTCTTAGGGAGAAGTTGTggctctcaccaaggtccagatgagatggtagagtttgagagtggtgaggatcacgcagaggctcaggaaacaatgacaagtgatgggatgtcaggtcctcatcaggttCTCCAGCTCCAGTGCATCCTTGTTTCagctggctgaatccctgttcattggctctattatttatactaaaattTGGAGCTTTTGACCCCCCTTTtaatccttatcagctaccactggatttctcagtgacatcatttactgcggggtcagaaacatctggtctggtggtctccaccctgatcttaTTGCCTTTCCCTCTCAGgtgaggacagcctgccaggggcttcactctgtttACCAGGGTGagggaaaataacttgtttgaggccatactggagggctctgtgggtgtgcctggtgagactgcaggtttcaaactggagttttaaaatggaggtggttaggctcaggcctaaggccatcctcacaaGACCCCAGAGTTGATTCAGAGCTCCGGGAGGGTCTGTTGCCTTCCTGACAAAAGAGCACCCAGCTCTGCAGTTATACTGCTTGGTTCCAGTTCCTGGCTGTGAGAATGTTTGACCTTGGGCTAGGCTATTTAACTTGGTTAGGCCTTTTAAAAAACCCTTTAATATAGGAATATTagccacattaatatttatagcagctcacctcacaatagctaaactatggacccAACCTaggtacacaatagaatattactcagccttaaagaagaacaaaattatggcatttgcaggtaaatggatggagctggagaatatcatgttaagggaAATAGTCCAATCCCAAAGATCCaacggctgaatgttttctctgatatgtagatgctaattcacaataagggaggAGAGCTAGGAAAGAATAGAGATACTTTGGCTTAGACAGAGGGAGGAGATGGGTACGGAGgtaggaagaatagtagaatgaactggacattattaccctttgtgcatatatgactacatgactggtgtaattctacatcatgtacaaccagaagaatgagaagttatacttcatttatgtatgatgtgtcaaatgcattctactgtcatatataactaattaaaacaacaacaacaaaaagatgggGCTACTGATGGTAATCACATCCTAGGGCTATTATGAAGATAAATAGGTAAATACACCCCAAGGGAGGCTTAGACTAGGGTCTGGAATATAAATACTCAATAAGTTAGctaaatattaattattatttaatctTCATCATGGCCAGTGAACAATGCAGTGTCATATAGTGTTTAAAAATTAGGTTTCTTGGGTTAATCCACCTCAGTTTATCATTTACTAGTTCTCCTTGGAGAGGTTGTTTAACCTAAGCCCTATTCATAAGTATGAAATGTTAGTTCTTGGTACATGGTGAGAACTCAATAAACATTAACAATATATTGTTACTAACTCTTGTTATTTCCACTGATGAAAAAGGAAGGCTTACGGAGTGAGCTGACTTATGTAATACAATTAGGACATGTGGGAGCAGGATCTTCACTCTGGCTTTAAGACTACATACATATCTTCTGCAATGCCATCCAAACTTttgatactaaaaaaaaaaaaaaaaaaaaaaaaaaaaaaaaagtgcagtcCACTGACCAGAAAAATAGCATTACCTGGGAGTTTGTTTGAATGTGGACTCTCAAGCCTCCTCCTAACTGTAATTTATCAGAACCTTCATCAATCTAGGTGATTAGTATGTAATTTCAAGTTTTGGAGACATTACAGATTGTGTGGTTTGCAAGGTTCATTTTCCTTTTAAGAGGGGATTATGTTGGAGAACCGTAACAGTTATTATGTTAACTACTTTCAACCTTAAAACTTTGGGAATTTGcctaggagacagtaaagatattGCTACTTTGGGCTTTGCTTTGCCTCTGATTTATTATTTCACCCAGTGAACATTAAATTGAATGGCTATCATGTGCCAGGCATTAGATATAAAAGTAATTGAGACCTTTTGAAACATGGGAAAAGAAATATAGGTACAGAGAAATTTACTATATAGTGTGATTGAACTTTTAATAGAAAGTACAGCTgttaggattagctcctctttcagttttctgaattaggaaaaaGGAGCAGGGATTGTTTCTTTCTCAATGAATGCAATGCTGTTTGGTCTGGATCATACAGATCACCTCTTAATTGAATTTTAATAGTTTTTTGTTCACTAGTTTCTTAGAGCCCAAATAGATTTTAATTTCCTTGAAGGCTGGAGACTTAAACTTTCACTTCTGTATAGCACTGGGCATATAACAGTATTCAATATATTACTattgaaaaactaaatattataggctttctaattaaaataatattaatgttCATTCTGTTAGATTTGAGTGGAGTAAAAGTAGTAAGACTGAGATGTGGAAGTCTCAAAAATATCTTACTGAGACAAGTGGGTGGGTGGTGGTCTTTAGCTTGCATTTTTGTCATACTTATTTTAGGCAAGACTATACAGTGTCAAGAAAAAGAAAGCCTACCAGAAATGTATAAATAtgtgtaaatatattttaatagtatGGCAAATGGTGGTACACATTgtcttttctctttatttctcttcttcatttactcctataaattcagAGAGACCCCAAGTGTGGTCATCAGAtcttatttcttttctctgtATATCTGTTCTCTATGCCATTTCATCCATTCATATGGTCTCAGTTGCCACTTTTGTGCATAcagttttttttggtgtgtgagtatgtgtgtgtgtatgtgcacatagttcttaaaagtatatttttattgctttccTTTTCAAAGTTTTAGGCTGAAATTTCCAACACTTGCTCGACTGTTTCACCATACTCTAAACTCAGTAGATATAAAACTATATaacatataatttcccctcaaatTAACTTCTTTTAtcatctatccattcatcatttccACCCCCAGCAAATGTTGATAGAAGGCCTTTGATGCCTGAGGAATACAATGAGAATGATTGTTAGTAAAAGCAGTTCTGGTTAATATTATCATCATTCTGGTCAACTGATTTGGGCTTGAAATGATGAAGTCAGCCTTGACATCTCCTGTTTCCAAATCCAATCTGTTCAAAAATCCTGTGAGGTTTGTCTCTATATTGTACCCTTTCCAGCCCCACTGCCATGACTAAATTGGTTAGCATTTTgtcaccaaaatacctgacataaacaacttaaaggaggaaagatttattttggcttcatGGTTTAGACATTTTAGTCCATAGTTGGAGGCTTCTTTgggtctgaggtgaggcagaacattatgaaaGAAGATCttgttagagggctggggatacagctcagtggtagaccaataGAAAGCTTGCCTAGCCtatatgaggccctaggttcaattccagtATTgccaaaggggggaaaaaaaaaaacaggcatggCAGAAAAATGCTATTCACCTTAAGAcactcaggaagcaaagagaaagacaGAGGCTGGGAACAAGATAGATAAGTCCCAAGAGCATACTGCCAAGGACCCACTCCCTTCAACTTTCTCTAGTAATTCCAACAGTTATTTGGAATACATAATGATCCTCCTACATTTTCTGCCACCTTTCAATAATTTATTCAGCTATGAATTCCTCAGTGGATTAATTAATTGATCAGGTTAaaaccctcatgatccaatcacttcctcaAAGtctacctctgaacattgctgcactggggaccacgTCTTCAACAAGAGTCTTTGGGGAACGTTTAGTATCCAAGCCATAATAATGACCTTACCAGTGTCCTATACTGTATCTCTTCCATCTGCTTCTCCAGATCctcttttcactctgtttgctgCGCTTGGCTTCCAGTTGAGTTTGACCAGCTGGAAGCAATGACAGATCAGAAGGTACTCAGAGAGCTAGGTCAGTACACATATGCCCTCAGTCCTCTGCAGATTGCCATCAGAAGGCCATCAAAAAGCTTTTGTGGCATCAATAGGCCGCAGTTCCTATCAGGTAACCTAGGGTGATTTTGGTTCTCTGTCATTGTAGCATCACTGTCTTTGCTACTGTTCTTTATGGGTTTCCTTATATTGGGCTTGCATCTTTGTAAATATTTCCTTGGTTTGTCTTTCTTGAAATATCTAGCTTGATTTTTACCTGTTTGCTGCCAGGTCCTTGATTGATATCTTGGGAACGATCCTAGGAGCGTATTAACAGTTTCCTGCATCTTTTATGGACATTCCTGAAGATTTATCTTTCATTCATCTGTCCAAATTGAACTTTCCTCTCTACTTAACAGAGTAAAATTATTTTTGGCTTTGGATGTTCATGATCTGGCCCCaaataactttttcttttttaaaaatacatgtcatAATAATCCTTCTTCTGCTTGTTTTCCCAATATTTCTAATCCcactcttatttttcattttagctGTTTCTCCACAGCTTTAAGGTGTTCTTCATCAGAAATAAAAACTTGAGATGCAGAGCAAAAAGTCAGCAATTATATTTTGGTAGCAAATATTGTGAAATTTTTCATTAACAAAAGTGAACCTGTAGAGAGAGTTCCCCCTTTCCTCCACAACAAGGGTatgaaagtttaaagacattaaagtaatatctttaattttcctTTAGTATGTAGTTACTTTGGTCAGTGaaacttctttctcttcttctttttcttaagcAGTTTCTTCATTCTTTGTTAGCATATTACCTTAGATTTATTTTCTAGATGTTTCTTAGTTGTCTCCTTGTGACAATGGAAATTGTTAAGGATGAGTCAGCCGTTCTTTAATCCTGcaagattttcttttattttttggagtATTTTTGTCTAGGAAATTCAATGTGCCAGTAATTTGATAAAATAGCAGAAAAGGGCCCTTAAAACTCTTACTGATCT
This genomic interval from Callospermophilus lateralis isolate mCalLat2 chromosome 16, mCalLat2.hap1, whole genome shotgun sequence contains the following:
- the Rrs1 gene encoding ribosome biogenesis regulatory protein homolog, producing MEGQSVEALLAKAEQEEAEKLQRITVHKELELEFDLGNLLASDRNPPTVLRQAGPTPEAELRALARDNTQLLINQLWQLPTERVEEALVARLPEPTTRLPREKPLPRPRPLTRWQQFARLKGIRPKKKTNLVWDEVSGQWRRRWGYKRARDDTKEWLIEVPGSADPLEDQFAKRIQAKKERVAKNELNRLRNLARAHKMQLPSAAGLHPTGHQSKEELGRAMQVAKISTASVGRFQERLPKEKAPRGSGKKRKFQPLFGDFVAEKKNQLELLRVMNSKKPQLDVTRATNKQMREEDQEEAAKRRKMSQKGKRKGNRQGPGGKRKGGPPSQKGKRKGSLGGKMHSGPPGLGGKRKGGQHQGGKRRK